Sequence from the Acidimicrobiia bacterium genome:
CGACTACGGGCCCGATGAGGCGCCCTTCTAGAAGACTTCCCCAGGAGGACACATGCCAAGGAACAACAACCCCAAGCCGAAGGTGAAGCGGCGCGCTCCCGAGCGTCTGCGCGGGCGCAACGCCAAGCCCAAGGTGTGCCTGATCTGCACCCAGTACGACGGCAAGGTCGACTTCAAAGACGTCGCCCTCCTCCGCCGTTTCATGTCGGATCGGGTGAAGATCCGCTCGTCGCGGGTGACCGGAACCTGCCCACGATGCCAGCGCAAGGTGGCGGTCGCCATCAAGACGGCACGCGAGATGGCACTCCTGCCGTACCTGGGCCGATGAAGGTCATCCTCATCCAGGACGTGGACGCCCTCGGGCGGACCGGCGACGTGGTCGACGTCGCCGACGGTTACGCACGCAACTATCTGGTGCCCCGCTCCAAGGCGGTGGCGGCGACGCGCGGCGCCCTGCGCGACGCCGAGAAGGTTCGCACGGCGCGCGAGGAGGCCGATCGCAACGCCCGTCAGGCTGCGGACGAGGTCGCCCAGGCGCTGTCGGGCACCACTGTCGTGGTGGCGGCGCGTGCCGCCGACGAAGGCCGGCTCTTCGGCTCGATCGGCGTCAAGGACGTCTCCGAGGCGATCGCCAAATACACCGGCATCAGCGTCGGCAACGAGCAGATCCGTCTCGCCGGCCCCATCAAGGAGATCGGCCTGCATCAGGTCGTCGTCAAGCCCCACCCGGAGGTGGAGTTCCAGATCGTGCTGGACGTGATCCCGGCGTAGGAGGAGATGACCACCGTCGACGGATCCCGCACCGGTTTCGGCCAGGGGGCACCCCACAACATCGAGGCCGAGGAGTCCGTGCTGGGCGCGGTGATGCTCTCTGTCGACGCCGCCAACGTCGCCCTCGAGGTCCTTCGACCGGAGGACTTCTACAAGCCAGCGCATCAATCGGTGTGGGAGGCGGTCGTCGCCCTCTTCGACGGCAACCAACCCATCGACCCGGTCACCGTCGCCGACTGGCTGCGGCGCAAGGACCTGTTGGAGAGGATCGGCGGGGTCGGCTTCATCACCTCCCTGATGGAGGCGGTGCCGTCGACCTCGAACGTCGACTACTACGCCGGGATCGTCGACGAGACCTCGGCCCGCCGCCGCCTGATGCGAGCCGGAGCGGAGGTGGGTGCGTTGGCCGGTCGCGGCGACGTGCCCATCGCCGAGGTGCTCGACCAGGCCGAGGCGGCGGTGTTCGCCGTCGCCGACGCCAAGGTGAGCCAGGGCCTGGAGCCGGTCGGCCCTTCGCTGAAGGTGACCCTGGAGC
This genomic interval carries:
- the rpsR gene encoding 30S ribosomal protein S18, which translates into the protein MPRNNNPKPKVKRRAPERLRGRNAKPKVCLICTQYDGKVDFKDVALLRRFMSDRVKIRSSRVTGTCPRCQRKVAVAIKTAREMALLPYLGR
- the rplI gene encoding 50S ribosomal protein L9; amino-acid sequence: MKVILIQDVDALGRTGDVVDVADGYARNYLVPRSKAVAATRGALRDAEKVRTAREEADRNARQAADEVAQALSGTTVVVAARAADEGRLFGSIGVKDVSEAIAKYTGISVGNEQIRLAGPIKEIGLHQVVVKPHPEVEFQIVLDVIPA